The following coding sequences lie in one Sphingomonas sp. M1-B02 genomic window:
- a CDS encoding IclR family transcriptional regulator — protein sequence MRRDTSNAESEIPDAPAPKVTGSQTLVRGLDMLDKVIDGPVKLAELSARMSLTRSTTHRLANALIDRGFLTYLPRDGYQLGPKLIQLGFLAQSQADIVQIARPRMEDLAARTEDTVHLGRMDGDLALYLDKIPGRRRVEISSRIGDRQPLTSTGLGKALLVDASEAEWERLFVADQSHGAPRADRTIWFDRMRGYADQGHAFDLEENEDLIRCVAAPVRDVSGKIVAAISVSSAAQYMDDDRMSELSSEVRETAQKISTDLGWSPDVRGPRRLRR from the coding sequence ATGAGACGCGACACGTCAAACGCTGAATCGGAAATCCCGGACGCGCCGGCCCCGAAAGTCACGGGCAGCCAGACGCTGGTCCGCGGGCTCGACATGCTCGACAAGGTGATCGACGGCCCGGTCAAGCTGGCCGAACTCTCGGCGCGAATGAGCCTGACGCGTTCGACCACGCACCGGCTGGCCAACGCGCTGATCGACCGCGGCTTCCTCACTTATCTGCCGCGCGACGGCTATCAGCTCGGTCCCAAGCTCATCCAGCTCGGCTTCCTGGCGCAGAGCCAGGCCGACATCGTCCAGATCGCCCGCCCGCGGATGGAGGATCTCGCCGCCCGCACCGAGGATACGGTCCACCTGGGCCGGATGGACGGCGATCTGGCGCTCTATCTCGACAAGATCCCCGGGCGCCGCCGCGTCGAGATTTCGAGCCGGATCGGCGATCGCCAGCCGCTCACCTCGACCGGGCTCGGCAAGGCGCTCCTGGTCGATGCGAGCGAAGCCGAATGGGAGCGGCTGTTCGTCGCCGACCAGTCGCACGGCGCGCCGCGCGCCGATCGCACGATCTGGTTCGATCGGATGCGCGGCTATGCCGACCAGGGCCACGCCTTCGATCTCGAGGAGAATGAGGATCTGATCCGCTGCGTCGCCGCGCCGGTGCGCGACGTATCGGGCAAGATCGTCGCCGCGATCAGCGTGTCGAGCGCGGCGCAATATATGGACGACGATCGCATGTCCGAGCTCAGCAGCGAGGTCCGCGAGACCGCGCAGAAGATCAGCACCGATCTGGGCTGGAGCCCCGACGTGCGGGGCCCGCGACGCCTGCGCAGATAG
- a CDS encoding BNR repeat-containing protein yields MLRFALALCWCVPAAAQEVSAIDRVWAGHPVDFALVVTEERIFVGYYDAARQLSVASRSRKSAWWTYTRLPSWTGWDSHNAIAMAVDAAGQLHVAANMHNDPLVYFRTRTAGDVRTLEPAPMTGVRERSVTYPVFLKDAGGRLIFKYRDGGSGRGAELYNVLEGGKWRRLLDTPLADGEGKRSAYFVGPTLGPDGYFHLAWMWRDTPDATTNHDLSYARSRDLVRWERSDGTPLALPIRLGDAEVVDPVPVRSGMINNNSVVGFDGAGRTTISFHKYDSAGNTQVYLARREDRGWCVVQASDWTGFRWEFGGNGSLDFRLHVGGAVAEGKLLRVPVVRDGEASDLLLDGVTLARLGERAVASEAAPAGMQLNRVNDPSGIALTWLTLPPNRDLPRENVPESSVLRLTIPN; encoded by the coding sequence ATGCTGCGGTTCGCGCTGGCACTCTGCTGGTGCGTGCCGGCGGCGGCGCAGGAGGTGTCGGCGATCGATCGGGTGTGGGCCGGGCATCCGGTCGACTTCGCGCTGGTGGTGACCGAGGAGCGGATCTTCGTCGGCTATTACGACGCGGCCCGCCAGCTGAGCGTAGCCAGCCGGTCGCGCAAATCGGCCTGGTGGACCTATACTAGGCTGCCGAGCTGGACCGGCTGGGACAGCCACAACGCGATCGCGATGGCGGTGGACGCCGCGGGGCAACTCCACGTCGCGGCGAACATGCACAATGATCCGCTCGTCTATTTCCGCACGCGCACCGCCGGCGACGTGCGAACGCTGGAGCCCGCGCCGATGACCGGCGTCCGCGAGAGGAGCGTGACCTATCCGGTCTTTTTGAAGGATGCGGGCGGGCGGCTGATCTTCAAATATCGCGACGGCGGCAGCGGGCGGGGTGCGGAACTCTACAATGTGCTCGAAGGGGGGAAGTGGCGCCGATTGCTCGACACGCCGCTGGCCGATGGCGAGGGCAAGCGCAGCGCCTATTTCGTCGGACCGACCTTGGGCCCCGACGGCTATTTCCATCTCGCCTGGATGTGGCGCGACACCCCCGATGCGACGACCAACCACGACCTGTCCTACGCCCGCAGCCGCGATCTGGTGCGCTGGGAGCGGTCGGACGGGACGCCGCTGGCGCTGCCGATCCGGCTGGGGGACGCCGAGGTCGTCGATCCCGTGCCCGTGCGCTCGGGCATGATCAATAACAACAGCGTGGTGGGGTTCGACGGCGCGGGCCGGACGACGATCAGCTTCCACAAGTATGACTCGGCCGGGAATACGCAGGTCTATCTGGCGCGGCGAGAAGATCGCGGCTGGTGCGTGGTGCAGGCCAGCGACTGGACGGGGTTTCGCTGGGAGTTTGGCGGCAATGGCTCGCTCGACTTCCGGCTCCACGTCGGCGGCGCGGTGGCGGAGGGGAAGCTGCTGCGGGTGCCGGTGGTGCGCGACGGCGAGGCTTCGGACCTGCTGCTGGACGGTGTGACGCTGGCCCGGCTTGGGGAACGGGCGGTTGCGAGCGAGGCGGCACCGGCGGGGATGCAGCTGAACCGGGTCAACGACCCGTCCGGGATTGCGCTCACCTGGCTGACCTTGCCGCCGAACCGTGACTTGCCGCGCGAGAATGTGCCGGAGTCGAGCGTGCTGCGGCTCACCATTCCCAACTAA
- a CDS encoding SDR family NAD(P)-dependent oxidoreductase produces the protein MKLLEGKTVLVTGASTGIGRAAAIGAAQAGADVAINYHSRDADAEACVAAIEAAGQRGIAVKGDVADPATAADFVAKAVEAFGKVDVMVSNAGICPFHSFLDMPVEVVDRTVQVNLLGGYYMCQAAARQMVAQGNGGAIVAVSSISALVGGEFQTHYTPTKAGLHSLMQSAAIALGKHGIRCNSVLPGTILTEINKDDLADAAKREYMEKRIPLGRLGEAEDLAGPIVFLASDMAAYVTGAALLVDGGAFVNLQ, from the coding sequence GTGAAGTTGTTGGAAGGCAAGACCGTGCTCGTCACGGGCGCATCGACGGGGATCGGCCGCGCCGCGGCGATCGGCGCGGCACAGGCCGGCGCCGATGTCGCGATCAACTATCACAGCCGCGATGCCGATGCCGAGGCCTGCGTCGCCGCGATCGAGGCGGCCGGGCAGCGCGGCATCGCGGTGAAGGGCGACGTCGCCGATCCGGCGACCGCGGCCGATTTCGTCGCGAAGGCGGTCGAGGCGTTCGGCAAGGTCGACGTGATGGTTTCGAACGCCGGCATCTGCCCCTTCCATAGCTTCCTCGACATGCCCGTCGAGGTGGTCGACCGGACGGTGCAGGTGAACCTGCTCGGCGGCTATTATATGTGCCAGGCAGCGGCGCGGCAGATGGTGGCGCAGGGGAATGGCGGCGCGATCGTCGCGGTCTCCTCGATCTCGGCCCTGGTCGGCGGCGAATTCCAGACGCACTACACCCCCACCAAGGCAGGGCTCCATTCGCTGATGCAGTCGGCGGCGATCGCGCTCGGCAAGCACGGCATCCGCTGCAATTCGGTGCTGCCCGGCACGATCCTCACCGAGATCAACAAGGACGATCTCGCCGACGCGGCGAAGCGCGAATATATGGAAAAGCGCATCCCGCTCGGCCGGCTGGGCGAGGCCGAGGATCTGGCGGGGCCGATCGTCTTCCTGGCGTCCGACATGGCCGCCTATGTCACCGGCGCGGCATTGCTGGTCGACGGCGGCGCGTTCGTGAACCTGCAATGA
- a CDS encoding fumarylacetoacetate hydrolase family protein: MKLCRFGPVGSERPGLVDADGAIRDLSGIIADLGPAEISPEGLARLAAIDPASLPKVEGNPRYGACVTGTRQFVAIGLNYADHAAESNLPIPEEPVVFQKWVTCIQGPNDPVTIPRDSKKTDWEVELGVIIGKRASYVEEADALSYVAGYCVVDDVSERHWQTERGATWDKGKGFPTFGPVGPWLVTSDEVGDPQNLTMWLDVNGERKQDGSTKTMIFTVAQIIAYLSQFMVLEPGDIITTGTPPGVGLGQKPEPWYLKAGDVVTLGIEKLGEQRQDFVAWVAE; encoded by the coding sequence ATGAAACTCTGCAGATTTGGACCCGTCGGCAGCGAACGCCCCGGCCTGGTCGACGCCGACGGCGCGATCCGCGACCTGTCCGGCATCATCGCCGATCTCGGCCCCGCCGAAATCTCGCCCGAGGGCCTTGCCAGGCTCGCCGCAATCGACCCCGCGTCGCTGCCCAAGGTCGAAGGCAATCCGCGCTACGGCGCCTGCGTCACCGGCACCCGCCAGTTCGTCGCGATCGGACTGAACTATGCCGATCACGCCGCCGAATCGAACCTGCCGATCCCCGAGGAGCCGGTGGTGTTCCAGAAGTGGGTGACCTGCATCCAGGGGCCCAACGATCCGGTGACGATCCCCAGGGATTCCAAGAAGACCGACTGGGAAGTCGAGCTGGGCGTGATCATCGGCAAGCGCGCCTCCTATGTCGAGGAAGCCGACGCGCTTTCTTATGTCGCCGGCTATTGCGTGGTCGACGACGTGTCCGAGCGCCACTGGCAGACCGAGCGCGGCGCGACCTGGGACAAGGGCAAGGGCTTCCCGACCTTCGGCCCGGTCGGCCCCTGGCTGGTCACGTCCGATGAAGTGGGCGATCCGCAGAACCTGACGATGTGGCTCGACGTGAACGGCGAGCGCAAGCAGGACGGTTCGACCAAGACGATGATCTTCACCGTCGCGCAGATCATCGCCTATCTCTCGCAATTCATGGTGCTCGAGCCCGGTGACATCATCACCACCGGCACGCCCCCCGGCGTCGGCCTCGGCCAGAAGCCCGAGCCCTGGTATCTGAAGGCAGGCGACGTCGTCACGCTCGGCATCGAGAAGCTCGGCGAGCAGCGCCAGGACTTCGTCGCATGGGTGGCCGAATGA
- a CDS encoding SDR family NAD(P)-dependent oxidoreductase: MTVYTGRFEGRTAVITGGTGGLGLAVARRFIAEGGKVALWDMNGEALAKAADEIGATHTVALDVADPAAVAAAAKESAAALGRIDVLVNSAGITGATVPVHEFPLESWQRVIDINLNGLFYCCREVIPVMLANGYGRIVNVASVAGKEGNPNASAYSASKAGVIGLTKSLGKELAGKGIIANALTPATFESPILEQLPPSQVDYMRSKIPMGRLGEAEESAAMILFMASEECSFTTASTFDTSGGRTTY; this comes from the coding sequence ATGACCGTCTATACCGGTCGTTTCGAGGGCCGCACCGCGGTCATCACCGGCGGCACCGGGGGGCTCGGCCTCGCGGTGGCGCGTCGCTTCATCGCCGAGGGCGGCAAGGTCGCCTTGTGGGACATGAATGGCGAGGCGCTTGCCAAGGCGGCTGACGAGATCGGCGCGACGCACACCGTGGCGCTCGACGTCGCCGATCCCGCGGCGGTCGCGGCAGCCGCCAAGGAGAGCGCCGCGGCGCTCGGCCGGATCGACGTGCTGGTCAACTCAGCGGGAATCACCGGCGCGACCGTGCCGGTGCACGAATTCCCGCTCGAGAGCTGGCAGCGCGTGATCGACATCAACCTCAACGGCCTCTTTTATTGCTGCCGCGAAGTGATCCCGGTGATGCTCGCCAACGGCTATGGCCGCATCGTCAACGTCGCCTCGGTCGCGGGCAAGGAAGGCAATCCCAACGCCTCGGCCTATTCGGCGTCGAAGGCGGGGGTGATCGGCCTCACCAAGTCGCTGGGCAAGGAGCTTGCGGGGAAGGGCATCATCGCCAACGCGCTGACGCCGGCGACCTTCGAGAGCCCGATCCTCGAACAGCTGCCGCCGAGCCAGGTCGATTATATGCGCTCGAAAATCCCGATGGGCCGGCTGGGCGAGGCCGAGGAAAGCGCCGCGATGATCCTGTTCATGGCGAGCGAGGAATGCAGTTTCACCACTGCCTCGACCTTCGACACGTCGGGCGGGCGGACGACCTACTAA
- a CDS encoding glycoside hydrolase family 88/105 protein: MTLRIATALLLSASGASTAPAAPPQSHAAAQTSPAIEQATRLARWQLARMNDPSLIARAGGETRNPRAWEQAAFWVGMTALADHGASPDIAKAILDMGRANAWKPAARPYHADDHAITQSYLWAARNGAGTAALRPTKATFDHVLANPPRVTLAFTVPPKGGYNATECLKRWCWCDALFMAPPAMLELSRQTGDRRYRDYAIRETWATVNFLYDPAERLFYRDSRFFDRRDAKERKMFWSRGNGWVVAGLALMIPKLPKSDPERGKLEALFVEMAAKVKATQKPDGYWAPSLLAPEESPPESSGTGFFTYGLAWGVKAGLLPRAEYEPAIRKGWAALERSIQPDGRLGYVQQVSDQPEHVLATDTQYYGVGAFLLAATAVADLKLDR, translated from the coding sequence ATGACGCTGCGTATCGCCACAGCCCTGCTCCTGTCGGCATCGGGAGCATCGACGGCGCCCGCCGCCCCGCCCCAGTCGCACGCTGCGGCGCAGACCAGCCCTGCGATCGAGCAGGCGACCCGGCTGGCGCGATGGCAGCTCGCGCGGATGAACGATCCCAGCCTGATCGCGCGCGCCGGCGGCGAGACGCGCAACCCGCGGGCGTGGGAGCAGGCGGCATTCTGGGTGGGGATGACCGCCCTCGCCGATCATGGCGCGTCGCCCGATATCGCCAAGGCGATCCTCGACATGGGCCGCGCCAACGCATGGAAGCCGGCCGCTCGGCCCTATCACGCCGACGATCACGCGATCACGCAGAGCTATTTATGGGCGGCCCGGAATGGCGCGGGAACCGCGGCGCTGCGTCCGACCAAGGCGACGTTCGATCACGTCCTCGCCAATCCGCCGCGGGTGACGCTGGCCTTCACCGTGCCGCCCAAAGGCGGGTATAACGCCACCGAATGCCTAAAGCGCTGGTGCTGGTGCGACGCCTTGTTCATGGCCCCGCCGGCGATGCTCGAATTGTCGCGCCAGACCGGGGATCGCCGCTACCGCGACTATGCGATCCGCGAAACCTGGGCGACGGTCAACTTCCTCTACGATCCCGCCGAGCGCCTCTTCTACCGCGACAGCCGCTTCTTCGATCGGCGCGACGCCAAGGAGCGGAAGATGTTCTGGAGCCGGGGCAATGGCTGGGTGGTCGCCGGGCTGGCGCTGATGATCCCCAAGCTGCCCAAAAGCGATCCCGAGCGAGGCAAGCTGGAGGCGTTGTTCGTCGAGATGGCGGCCAAGGTGAAGGCGACGCAGAAGCCCGATGGCTATTGGGCGCCCTCGCTGCTGGCGCCGGAGGAGTCGCCGCCCGAATCGAGCGGGACGGGTTTCTTCACCTACGGCCTGGCCTGGGGGGTGAAGGCGGGGCTGCTGCCGCGCGCGGAATACGAGCCCGCGATCCGCAAGGGCTGGGCCGCACTCGAGCGGTCGATCCAGCCCGATGGGCGGCTCGGCTATGTCCAGCAGGTGAGCGACCAGCCCGAACATGTCCTGGCGACCGACACCCAATATTATGGCGTGGGCGCCTTCCTGCTCGCGGCGACCGCGGTGGCCGACCTGAAGCTCGATCGTTGA
- a CDS encoding glycoside hydrolase family 43 protein, translating into MFRIIFLALALLFAIPAAAQPAPPEAPLLLPQMQLHDPFIVADETTKTYHLFTRNQAAMSGDRRLGTMVYTSKDLKHWTRPRVVFALPEGTWAKEGSWAPEVHAWKGKWYLFTTFHNEAMPLPANGKRPLYRRGTILAVADKVDGPYRVVRNGEPIAPKERMTLDGTLHVDPAGKPWLVYAHEWLQTTVGTIEAIPLDDDLAAIGKPRILFRANEAPWAKGQLQPDGTSVFVTDGPEFHRTSNGSLVMLWSSYGERGYVQSIARSKSGKLEGPWEQLAPLVRRDSGHGMLFRAFDGRLMMVLHRPFTFALGKLYEMRDTGDSVEVIREATELDLEGYPTHPCVQPHTPTERKVEC; encoded by the coding sequence TTGTTCAGAATCATATTCCTGGCGCTGGCACTGCTGTTCGCCATTCCCGCCGCCGCCCAACCCGCGCCGCCCGAAGCCCCGTTGCTGCTCCCCCAGATGCAGCTCCACGACCCCTTCATCGTCGCCGACGAGACGACGAAGACCTACCATCTCTTCACCCGCAACCAGGCGGCGATGAGCGGCGATCGCCGCCTCGGCACGATGGTCTATACCAGCAAGGATCTGAAGCATTGGACCCGCCCGCGCGTCGTCTTCGCGCTGCCCGAGGGGACTTGGGCGAAGGAGGGCTCCTGGGCGCCGGAGGTCCATGCGTGGAAGGGCAAATGGTACCTCTTCACCACCTTCCACAACGAGGCGATGCCGCTCCCGGCCAACGGAAAGCGCCCGCTCTATCGCCGCGGCACCATCCTGGCGGTCGCCGACAAGGTCGACGGCCCGTACCGCGTCGTGCGGAACGGCGAGCCGATCGCGCCCAAGGAACGGATGACGCTGGACGGCACGCTCCACGTCGATCCCGCGGGCAAGCCCTGGCTGGTCTATGCGCATGAATGGCTGCAGACGACGGTGGGCACGATCGAGGCGATTCCGCTAGACGACGATCTCGCCGCGATCGGCAAGCCGCGCATCCTGTTCCGTGCCAATGAGGCTCCCTGGGCGAAGGGCCAGCTCCAGCCCGACGGCACCAGCGTCTTCGTCACCGACGGCCCCGAATTCCATCGCACCTCGAACGGCAGCCTGGTCATGCTCTGGTCGAGCTATGGCGAGCGCGGCTATGTCCAGTCGATCGCCCGCTCGAAATCGGGCAAGCTCGAGGGGCCCTGGGAGCAGCTCGCGCCACTGGTCCGCCGCGACAGCGGCCACGGCATGCTGTTCCGCGCGTTCGACGGCCGGCTGATGATGGTCCTCCACCGCCCCTTCACCTTCGCGCTCGGCAAGCTCTACGAGATGCGCGACACGGGGGACTCGGTGGAGGTGATCCGCGAGGCGACCGAGCTCGACCTCGAGGGCTATCCGACCCACCCTTGCGTCCAGCCGCACACGCCGACCGAGCGCAAGGTGGAGTGCTGA
- the rhmD gene encoding L-rhamnonate dehydratase translates to MASAGLSRIKHVRAFTVRGGGADYHDQGGDHWIDDHIATPMSKYPDYRQSRQSFGINVLGTLVVEIEAEDGTIGFAVTTGGEPACFIVEKHLARFLEGRDPREVEKIWDQMYFSTQYYGRKGLVVNAISGVDLALWDLLGKLRGEPVYQMLGGAVRDELQFYATGARPDVAKELGFIGGKMALHHGPAEGLEGMHKNIATLADMRSKVGDDFWLMLDCWMALDVEYATRLAHRAYNECGLKWIEEAISPDDYWGYAELKRNAPKGLLVTTGEHEATRWGFRMLLEMDCCDIIQPDVGWCGGVTELLKISALADAHGKMVVPHGSSVYSYHFVITRHNSPFAEFLMMHPGPTEVVPMFHPQLIGEPVPEGGRLKVSALDKPGFGVELNRDLPMHRPYTH, encoded by the coding sequence GTGGCTTCAGCGGGACTTTCGCGGATCAAGCATGTGCGGGCCTTCACCGTACGGGGCGGCGGGGCCGATTATCACGATCAGGGCGGCGACCACTGGATCGACGATCATATCGCGACGCCGATGTCCAAATATCCCGACTATCGCCAGTCGCGCCAGAGCTTCGGCATCAACGTGCTCGGCACCTTGGTGGTCGAGATCGAGGCCGAGGACGGCACGATCGGCTTCGCGGTGACCACCGGCGGCGAGCCGGCCTGCTTCATCGTCGAAAAGCATCTCGCCCGCTTCCTCGAGGGCCGCGATCCGCGCGAAGTCGAGAAGATCTGGGACCAGATGTATTTCTCGACCCAATATTATGGCCGCAAGGGCCTGGTCGTGAACGCCATTTCAGGCGTCGATCTCGCTTTGTGGGACCTGCTCGGCAAGCTGCGCGGCGAGCCGGTCTATCAGATGCTCGGCGGCGCGGTGCGCGACGAGCTGCAATTCTACGCGACCGGCGCGCGTCCCGACGTGGCCAAGGAACTCGGCTTCATCGGCGGCAAGATGGCGCTCCACCACGGCCCCGCCGAGGGCCTGGAGGGGATGCACAAGAATATCGCCACGCTCGCCGACATGCGCAGCAAGGTCGGCGACGATTTCTGGCTGATGCTCGATTGCTGGATGGCGCTCGACGTCGAATATGCCACCCGCCTGGCGCACCGCGCGTACAACGAATGCGGCCTCAAATGGATCGAGGAGGCGATCAGCCCCGACGATTATTGGGGCTATGCCGAATTGAAGCGCAACGCGCCGAAGGGGCTATTGGTCACGACCGGCGAGCATGAGGCGACTCGCTGGGGCTTCCGCATGCTGCTCGAGATGGACTGCTGCGACATCATCCAGCCCGATGTGGGCTGGTGCGGCGGCGTGACCGAATTGCTCAAGATCAGTGCGCTCGCCGATGCGCATGGCAAGATGGTCGTGCCGCACGGCTCGTCGGTTTACAGCTATCACTTCGTTATCACCCGCCATAATTCGCCCTTCGCCGAATTCCTGATGATGCATCCGGGGCCGACCGAAGTGGTGCCGATGTTCCACCCGCAATTGATCGGCGAGCCCGTGCCCGAAGGGGGCCGGCTCAAGGTCAGCGCGCTCGACAAGCCCGGCTTCGGCGTCGAGCTCAACCGCGATCTGCCGATGCACCGTCCCTACACCCATTGA
- a CDS encoding MFS transporter → MSAAPDHKWRNTILAGLANYIDAGSIVAGSVALALWKEIYGLSDGFIGLIGAFSANAISAGVGALIGGILCDKFGRKKIYQYDMLFYAFGMAFLVFASAPWMIVLGFVLVGLAVGADIPASWSLIAEQAPDKKRGAHSGVAQLLWYLGPVVVLVSAYFLQPWGITGIRWLFAHLAVLAIALTFLRSRMQESQRWEEAQAISAGQALSRGWRELFSPLYLRSMLFLASMYGFWNLWAGYNGFFTPYLIEQNNLPAWTATMLPASYFLIGMFSILGIFMTLSDRVNQRLLFGISAVLHVVGMALLAIFGFKLEVVVLHVIIMGVAGGFGAQSFFQLWSAEMFPTAIRSTAQGLTFAVVRVGLGIWSLAVPTLAAYDFTTLAWILTGFLVVSGVIGVAWAPRNEGKSLEQIEAGRQTTL, encoded by the coding sequence ATGAGCGCCGCCCCCGATCACAAATGGCGCAACACGATCCTCGCCGGCCTCGCAAACTATATCGACGCCGGCAGCATCGTCGCGGGCTCGGTCGCGCTGGCATTGTGGAAAGAGATATACGGCCTGTCGGACGGCTTCATCGGCCTGATCGGCGCGTTCAGCGCCAACGCCATTTCCGCCGGGGTCGGCGCGCTGATCGGCGGCATCCTGTGCGACAAGTTCGGCCGCAAGAAGATCTACCAGTACGACATGCTCTTCTACGCGTTCGGCATGGCCTTCCTGGTCTTCGCCTCGGCGCCGTGGATGATCGTGCTGGGCTTCGTCCTCGTCGGCCTCGCGGTCGGCGCGGACATCCCCGCATCCTGGTCGCTGATCGCCGAGCAGGCGCCCGACAAAAAGCGCGGCGCGCATTCGGGCGTCGCGCAATTGCTCTGGTATCTCGGCCCGGTGGTCGTCCTGGTCTCGGCCTATTTCCTCCAGCCCTGGGGAATCACCGGCATCCGCTGGCTGTTCGCGCATCTCGCGGTGCTGGCGATCGCGCTGACCTTCCTGCGCTCGCGGATGCAGGAATCGCAGCGCTGGGAGGAAGCGCAGGCGATCAGCGCCGGCCAGGCGCTCAGCCGCGGCTGGCGCGAATTGTTCAGCCCGCTCTATCTGCGCTCGATGCTGTTCCTCGCCTCGATGTACGGCTTCTGGAACCTGTGGGCGGGGTATAACGGCTTCTTCACGCCCTATCTGATCGAGCAGAACAATCTCCCGGCCTGGACCGCGACGATGCTGCCCGCCTCTTATTTCCTGATCGGCATGTTCTCGATCCTCGGCATCTTCATGACGCTGTCGGACCGGGTCAACCAGCGGCTGCTGTTCGGCATTTCGGCGGTGCTCCACGTCGTCGGCATGGCGCTGCTCGCGATCTTCGGCTTCAAGCTGGAGGTGGTCGTGCTCCACGTCATCATCATGGGCGTGGCCGGCGGCTTCGGCGCGCAGAGCTTCTTCCAGCTCTGGTCGGCGGAGATGTTCCCCACCGCGATCCGCTCGACCGCGCAGGGGCTCACCTTCGCGGTGGTCCGCGTCGGACTCGGCATCTGGAGCCTCGCGGTGCCGACGCTCGCGGCCTATGATTTCACCACCCTCGCCTGGATCCTCACCGGCTTCCTGGTCGTCAGCGGGGTGATTGGGGTGGCCTGGGCCCCGCGCAACGAAGGCAAGTCGCTCGAGCAGATCGAAGCCGGGCGTCAAACGACACTCTAA
- a CDS encoding amidohydrolase family protein codes for MASDLPFIDAHVHLWDLDRIAYPWLTPPFADDGPNGSVEAIAKTYLLDDYRADAAGWDVRGIVHVDAGAEASATLAETEWLQDMADARGMPNAIVAFAALDDPDVEALLEAHAAHPNVRGIRHIVNWHPDPRRSYTHRDVTQDEAWGRGFGLLAKYGLSFDLQAYPGQFPGLAKLIERHPETQVIINHSGMAVPGEWEQWRSGMAALAALPNVATKLSGLGFTHRPWTLDQARPYIREAIDLFGTDRAMFASDFPTDKLFGSFARHLDAYAEISADFSEDERRALWARNANRIYRLGLDV; via the coding sequence ATGGCAAGCGATCTGCCTTTCATCGATGCGCATGTGCATCTGTGGGACCTCGACCGCATCGCCTATCCCTGGCTTACCCCGCCTTTCGCCGACGACGGCCCCAATGGCAGCGTAGAGGCCATCGCCAAGACCTATCTGCTCGACGACTACCGCGCCGATGCCGCGGGCTGGGACGTGCGCGGGATCGTCCATGTCGATGCCGGCGCCGAAGCCTCCGCCACGCTCGCCGAGACCGAATGGCTGCAGGACATGGCCGACGCGCGCGGCATGCCCAATGCGATCGTCGCCTTCGCCGCGCTCGACGATCCAGATGTGGAAGCGCTGCTCGAAGCGCATGCCGCGCATCCCAACGTCCGCGGCATCCGCCACATCGTCAACTGGCATCCCGATCCGCGCCGAAGCTACACGCACCGCGATGTCACCCAGGACGAAGCATGGGGCAGGGGCTTCGGCCTGCTCGCCAAATATGGGCTGAGCTTCGACCTCCAGGCCTATCCGGGCCAGTTCCCCGGCCTGGCAAAACTGATCGAGCGTCATCCCGAGACCCAGGTCATCATCAACCATAGCGGCATGGCGGTCCCCGGCGAATGGGAGCAGTGGCGCAGCGGCATGGCCGCGCTTGCCGCGCTCCCCAACGTTGCGACCAAGCTTTCGGGGCTCGGCTTCACCCACCGCCCCTGGACGCTGGATCAGGCGCGGCCCTATATCCGCGAGGCGATCGACCTGTTCGGCACCGATCGCGCGATGTTCGCGAGCGATTTCCCGACGGACAAGCTCTTCGGCAGCTTCGCCCGGCATCTCGATGCCTATGCCGAGATCAGCGCCGATTTCAGCGAAGACGAGCGCCGCGCGCTGTGGGCGCGCAACGCAAACCGCATCTATCGCCTTGGACTGGACGTCTAA